In Parasegetibacter sp. NRK P23, the genomic stretch GATTCCCACCCTTCCGGGATAACCGATAAATCCGAAACCGCGGTTCACATATAGTTTTTGTGTCCCTTCTTCATACAATCCACCCCATTGTTTATACATATATTGTACCGGGCTCCATTTGAACCCGGGCATTTCCACGCCAAACTGCATACCATGCGTATGCCCGGCCAGCATCAGTTGCACATCGGGGTAAGTGGTCCGCACCTGTGCATCCCAGTGAGAAGGATCGTGGCTCATGAGTATTTTGAAGGGAATATTTTCGGTGCCTGGGTAAGCGGTGTCCATCTTACCATATTTGGGAAAGCGGCCCTTCGCACCCCAGTTCTCGATGCCCAGCAAAGCGATTTGTTGTCCTTCTTTTTCCAGTACCACATGTTCATTCATCAGTAAGCGCCAGCCCATTTCAGCGTGTACGGCTTTCAGGTCTTCCAGGTTCTTCGCTTTTACCTGGTCATTTTCCCAGTTTACATAGTCGCCGTAATCGTGGTTACCGAGGGTGGAATATACGCCCAGCGGCGCTTTGAGAGAACCGAACACCTGCTTCCAGGGATCCATTTCCGTGGCGCGGTCGTTCACGAGGTCGCCGGTGAAAAGGATCAGGTCAGGCTTTTCATTCATGATCATTTCAATGCCTTTCCGCACCCCATTTTCATCCTGCAGACTCCCCGAATGTATATCTGAAATATGTACCACCTTTAATCCTTTAAAGGCGGATGGCAATTCAGGAAAATGCAGCGCCAGCTTTTCTATCCTGTAATTGTATTTGTTCCGGAATCCGAACAACAGACTGCCAAACAAAGTGCCGCCCACTCCAATACCGAGCCAGCTCATAAAAGTGGAACGGGATATCCCTTCACCTGAAATGTTCACTTCAACCGAAGGATTGCTGAACGCCTTACCCACCACCCACATGATGCCGCGCCTCACATCATCGGCGAAAAAGAATATCGTACCGATCAGCTTAGCGAAAAACAGTCCCACCACCATCGCAAAAATATAAGTTCGCGCGGCTTTGGGCCAGTTATCGTAGTTCACAAACGGGATCAGCACCATGAATAAAAGTGCCACGCCTGAAACCAGCCAGAAAGCGCCATGAACCAACAGCCTTGTTTTATCACCCGCGCCCTGCGTCAGGTATTTCACCACCTGGAAAACATATATATCCAAAAGCAGCATGATCGCTACAATGATCCACCAACCGTTGCTGTTCCGCATTTTTTTTGTTTAAAATTGAATGAATTCGTCTACCTGCGCTTCCATGGAATGGATGAGCGGCATATCGGAGAGTTGTCCGTGCTCGTCCAAGAGTTTATCTACGGTGGAGATAGGCAGTTTATTGGGGAGGACATGCATTTTAAGGTAGTGCAGTATCCCCGTGAGGTGGTCCATGCCCCGGAGGTTTCCCGCTCTTCCGGTGGAAACGCCCACCAGCATTGCTTTTTTATGCCACCACGCCCTTCTGATATCGGCCTGATCAATGAGTAATTTCAGTATTCCGGGGATGCTGCCGTTATATTCCGGCGACACGAAAATGAATTTGGTGGGCGGGATCAGCCATTCTTCCTGCCAGACCTGGCGCTCTTCTCCTTTTCCGAGGGGGTTGTATTCTTCGAGGGAAAAGAGTTTCGCTTCAATGGCTTTTTTTTCAAGCATCTGGCGGTAGAGGCGTGCTATTTTGATGGTGTTGCTGCCGGGCCGGTCGGTGCCGGCTATGATGAGGTATTTTTCTTCCATGTATTTTTTTAATTGCTCGCGGATTGAGTTTTTTTCACGCAACGACGCAAAGCAGCAAGGACGCAAAGCCTTGATTATTTGTAACCAGTTTTGGGTCACGCGTTACAGCTGTTGTTTTCAAGGCGGATGCACATTCCTTGCCTATCTTCAATAACATTTGACCTTCTTCCCTAAAACCGCTCCTTGCGTCTTTGCTCCTTTGCGTCATTGCGTGAAACGTCTTGGCGGTCCTTCCTAACAGCAAAGGAATGTAATTGTTCCCGAATTCAACCACGAACGATTATTTTTGCACCGGAACTTACCTTAATATGAACTGCTTTCTTCAGAAACCGGTTCACATTAAAAGAAAACCTCATAAAACACATGAAATTAACCTATTACGGCCATTCCTGCTTCTCCGTGGAAATCAAAGGAAAGCATATTTTATTCGATCCTTTTGTAACGTACAATGAGTTGGCAAAATCGATAGATGTGAACAGCATTCCCGCGGATTATATCTTCCTTTCCCATGGTCATGCCGATCACTTCGCGGATTGCGTTGCCATTGCGCAACGTACCGGAGCTACCGTGGTAGCCGCCTGGGAAATTCATGAGTGGCTGAACAAAAGCGGGGTAGCCAATACCCACCCCATGAATACCGGCGGGAAGTGGAACTTTGATTTCGGCGCCGTAAAATGCGTGGTGGCCCAGCACTCCAGCGGTTTACCCGATGGCAGTTACGGCGGGAACCCGATGGGCTTTGTTTTTACCACGGAAGAAGGCAATTTTTATTACAGCGGCGATACGGCCCTTACCATGGACATGCAGCTCATCCCCCGCTGGGCTAAACTTGACTTCGCGGTACTCCCTATCGGCGACAATTTCACCATGGGCGTGGAAGATGCCGTTCAGGCCGCCGAATGGGTGAATGTGGACCATATCGTGGGTGTCCACTACGATACCTTCGGATTTATACGCGTTGACCATGAAAAAGCCCGGGAAATGTTCCGAAATGCCGGGTTAACCTTACATTTGCCAGCTATTGGCACCGATATTACCCTTCAAACAGGTAATTCCTGATCCATTATAATTAAAAGAACCCGAACAGCATGGCCCGAATCATAGGCGTAGCAAACCAAAAAGGAGGAGTGGGTAAAACCACCACCGCCATTAACCTGGCGGCAAGTTTCGCTGTACTGGAGTACAGGACACTGCTCGTAGATGCTGATCCGCAGGCGAACAGCACCACCGGCGTGGGATTCGACCTCCACAACATCACGCAGAGCCTCTACGATTGCATGGTGAACGACACGCCCGCAAAAGATGTGGTGCTGAAATCGGATATCCCCAACCTGGATGTGATTCCCTCACATATTGACCTGGTGGGCGCCGAAATCGAGATGATCAACTACCCTAACCGGGAACTGGTGCTGCAAAACGCACTCGAGGTCATTAAAGATGATTACGATTTTATCGTGATCGACTGCTCCCCTTCCCTGGGTCTGATTACCGTGAACGCGCTTACGGCGGCTGATTCCGTGATCGTGCCCGTACAATGCGAGTTTTTCGCCCTGGAAGGTCTGGGTAAATTATTGAATACCATTAAGATCGTACAAAACAGGCTGAATCCTGAACTGGTGATTGAAGGTATCCTGATGACCATGTACGACGGGCGCCTGCGTCTCTGTAACCAGGTGGTAAGTGAAGTAAGAAGGCATTTTGAAGATATGGTTTTCCATACCATCGTACACCGGAACACAAGACTCAGCGAAGCGCCCAGTTTCGGGAAACCCGTTATCCTGTATGACGCGGAAAGCAAAGGTTCACTCAACTACCTGCACCTCGCGAAAGAAATACTGCAAAAGAACAACCTCACTAAAATTAACCAGGAAGACAGAATATTAACTACCGAACACGATGACGACTCCGAATAAAAAAGAAGCGCTGGGAAAAGGGATACGCTCCCTGCTGAAGAATATTGACGCCGATCTCAAAACCACCACGGGCAACCTGAAAAGCAGTGTGGTGGACGCGGCTACGGGCATCATCCGCATCCCGATAGAGCTGATAGAGACCAACCCCAAGAACCCGCGCCACGATTTTGAAGAGACCGCCCTCAATGAGCTGGCGAACTCCATCAAAATGCACGATATCATTCAGCCCATCACGGTATCCAAACTCCCCGACGGGAAATACCGCCTGATATCGGGTGAAAGAAGGTACCGCGCCAGCAAGATCGCCGGACTCAAAGATATTCCCGCCTACATCCGCCAGGCCAACGACCAGCAACTGCTGGAACTGGCATTGCTGGAAAACCTGCAAAGGGAGGACCTGAATGCTATGGAGATTGGCCTGTCCTACAAAAGGATGATGGACGAACTCTCGTACACGCAGGAACAGGTGGCCGAAAGAATGGGCAAAGAAAGGAGTACGGTAACCAATTATATCCGTCTGCTGAAATTGCCGCCAGATATCCAGGTAGCCGTAAGGAACGCTGATCTTTCCATGGGACACGCACGCGCGTTGATCTCCATTGACGCGGTGGACAAACAACTCTACATCTACGGGGAAGTGAAGAACAAAGGGCTTTCCGTGCGCCAGACCGAAGACCTCGTACGCAAAATGTACAAGGAAGGTGGCAAGCCTGAAGCTGTTAAAAATAACGCAAAAGCCACAATACCGCCCGCTTTCAAAAAAATTGAAGATAACTTGGCATCGCATTTCAGTACCAAAGTGAAACTCCAGCACAACAAAAAAGGATATGGTAGTATCAGTATCGAATACTATTCTATCCAGGAGTTGAACAAGATACTGGAACAAATGAATGTTACAGTTAACTGATGAAATACTTTCTCCTATTATTTTTCTCCGCCTTATCCTGCTGCATTTACGCACAGGATAAGGACTCTTCCAGCCTGATCATCCGTGAAAACGGTAACATTGTTCCCGTTAAAACAGACTCCGTTACTGCGGAAAAAGACTCGGTGAAAACCAGGAAAAAACACGAGATCATCCCGCGCAAAGCAACCATCCGTTCCGCTATTTTACCCGGCTGGGGACAGATTTATAACCGCAGTTACTGGAAACTCCCGCTTGTGTATGGCGCGCTGGGTACCACGGCTTATGTTTTCACCGACAACATCAAAACCTATCGCCTGTACAGGGATGCATACCGGTTGCTGGCCGATACCAATGACGCAAACGACATACTGGTTCCAGAAGAACTGAGAATATATTCGAAGCAATCCATCAAAAACGGCAGGGATGAATTCAGACGGTATATAGATTATTCCGTTTTGTTCTTCCTCCTCTTCTGGGGACTGAACGTGGTGGACGCCACAGTAGATGCCCACCTTAAATCTTTCGACGTGAGCGAGGACCTGAGTTTCCAGATAAAACCAGGTTATAGCCCCATGGCCAATACCACAGGTATAAGCTTTGTGCTGAACATCGGGAAAAACTCCTCTAAAAGCGTAATTTCGCTGCGCTAGAAAACAACACGATGAAAATAGCGCTAATAGGATACGGCAAAATGGGCCAGGCCATTGAAAAGATCGCCGTGGCCAAAGGCCACGAGATTGTACTGAAGATCAGTATCGATAACCTGGAAGACAATACCATAGAAAATATTCAGCAGGCCGACGTGGCGATAGAGTTCACGGGACCGGAAAGCGCCTACGATAATGTGGTCCGCTGCATAGAAGCGGGCGTGCCCCTCGTATGCGGCTCCACAGGTTGGCTGAACAAATATGATGAAGTAACGGCGCTGGTCAAAGAAAAGAACGGCACGTTGCTGTACGCCAGCAATTTCAGCATTGGCGTAAACATCTTCTTTGAACTGAACCGGAAACTCGCCGAACTCATGGCGCCGCACGCCGATTATGACGTGAGCATGGTGGAAATCCACCATACCCAGAAGCTGGACGCGCCCAGCGGTACGGCCATCACGCTGGCCGAACAGGTGATGGAAAAAATCACCAGGAAACAGTCATGGGTAAACGATACCACCGGAAACCCCGCCGAACTCAGCATTCTCTCCGAAAGAATCGATCCGGCGCCGGGTACCCACAAAATAAAATATTCCTCTTCCATCGACGACATTGAGATCATCCATACCGCGCACAACCGAACCGGGTTCGCTTCCGGGGCAGTGCTGGCAGCGGAATACATTGCCGGCAGGAAAGGAATTTTCAGCATGAAAGAAGTACTGGGCCTGTAAAAATCAATAACTTCGGCGCATGGCGCAGGACAAAATCAGGCTCGCGATAGTAGATGACCACCAGATCGTGATCGATGGGTTGATCTCTCTTTTGGGAGGACAACCCCGGTACAGTGTGGAACTCACCACCACCAGCGCGCGTTTCCTCCTCGATCAGCTACGGAATATTCCGGTAGATGTACTGTTAACGGATGTGATGATGCCCGAAATGAATGGCAGGGAACTGGCGGCCACCATCCGGAAGCAATACCCCCATATACGCATACTCGCACTGTCGATGAGCGGTGAGGGACAGCTAGTGAACCAGATGATCGCTGATGCGGACATCGCCGGTTATGTACTGAAGAACATCGGGAAATCCGAACTGCTGCATGCCCTCGACAAAATCGCTGAAGGCGGGCTCTATTTCAGCGAGGAGGTCATGGCCGAAATGGGAAAGGCTAGTCTGATCCGGAAAGAAAACGCCGAAGTACACCTGACGGCCAGGGAGATCGAAATCATCGCCCTGATTGAAAAAGAATTCAACAACAAACAGATCGCTGATGCCCTTTTTATCAGCGAAAGAACCGTGGAAACCCACCGGAAGAACATCTTCAGGAAGACAGGCACCAACAGTGTGCTCGGGCTCATCAAATATGCTTACGAGCACAAACTGATCTGAGTTCCATTCCCTACTTTCCTAGTATATTTGTAGTATATTTATTTCAAAGGCCCTCCGTATGATCAGCAAGAAAACGCAATACGCCTTCCAGGCATTGATGTATTTGGCACAGAAACAATCAGACGAACCGGTTCTGATTGCAGAGATTTCGAAGAAAAAGAAAATCCCGCTCAAGTTCCTGGAGAACATTCTCCTGGAAATGAAAAAGGCTGATATACTGGACAGCAAAAAAGGAAAAGGCGGCGGCTATTATTTTAAGAAATCCCCCAAAAACATCCAACTCGCGGAAGTGATGCGGCTGCTGGATGGCCCTATCGCGCTGCTCCCCTGCGTGAGCCTTAACTTTTACGAACGCTGTAAGAACTGTGATGAAAAATCATGCGGACTGCACGATGTAATGGTAAACGTACGGGACGCCACGCTTAGAATACTGGAAAAGAAAACCGTAGCCGATATAGGAAAACAATAAACGTATGGCAGAAGAAACGATAGAAATTATTGTGCGTGGAAAGGTGCAGGGTGTTTTCTACCGGGCAACCGCAAACGAAAAAGCCAGGCAACTGGGCCTCACCGGAACCGCCCGCAATATGCCGGATGGAACGGTTTTACTGATCGCCACCGGCACCACTGAACAACTGATCGCCTTCAAGGATTGGTGCTGGGAGGGATCGGAGAACGCCATCGTTACACACGTGGAATCCCGTCCGATCCCTTACACCTGGTTTGAAGATTTCAGAACCGTCCGCTAAGGCTTCAGGTTCTGCAACATATCTTCGGTCATTTTTGCCAGACCGAATTCATGGTTCCATCCCCAGTCTTTCCGGGCCACCGCATCATCAATACTTTGCGGCCAGCTGTCGGCGATCTGCTGGCGGTAATCGGGTTTATAACTGATGTCAAATTCCGGAATATGCTTTTTGATCTCCGCGCCAATTTCGGCAGGTGAAAAACTCATGGAGGCCAGGTTATAAGAAGTACGTACCGATATTTTATCCGCGGGCGCTTCCATCAGTTCAATCGTGGCACGAATGGCATCGGGCATGTACATCATAGGAAGATAAGTATCTTCCTTCAGGAAGCATTCGTATTTATTTTCCTCCAGCGCTTCATGAAAAATTTCCACCGCGTAATCTGTGGTACCACCACCCGGCGCTGATTTGTAGCTGATGAGTCCCGGGTAACGCAGGCTGCGCGCATCCACGCCATACCGCTGGAAATAATAGTTGCACCAGAATTCGCCCGCATATTTACTGATCCCATATACCGTGGTGGGTTCGATTACGGTTTGCTGGGGACACATTTTTTTAGGAGAAGTGGGTCCGAATACCGCGATGCTGCTGGGCCAATACACTTTGTGGAGTTTTTCCTCCTTCGCGATATCCAATAAGTTGAGCAGGCTCTGCATATTCAGCGACCAGGCCAGGTTGGGGTTTTTCTCACCCGTTGCGGAGAGTATCGCCGCCAGCAGGTAAACCTGTGTGATGTTATGGCGGATCACCAGTACATGCAACATCTCTTTGTTCATGGCATCCAGTTGCACATAAGGACCGGATCCGCGCAACAATTCATTTTCCTCCCGCAGGTCGGATGCGATCACATTTGAACCGCCATATACTTTGCGCAGGGCCAGTGTAAGTTCAACGCCTATCTGTCCGCAAGCGCCTATTACCAGTATTTTCTCTCTTACCATTCATTTGATTTTTTGGGTGCACAAACCTAATAAAACTTTCATTTGCCCGATGACGGAATGTACAAATGGCGCAACGGTTTGCACGTAATCTTTTACCTTTGCGGCATGGAATACCTGAAATCGTTGTTCAAAGGGCAGGAATACGAACCCACCCAGTTTTTTCTTATTGCCGGTCCATGTGTGATAGAAAGTGAGCAGTTGCTGATGGATGTGGCCGGGAAAGTAAGTGAAATATGCCGCTCCCTGGGCATCCCTTATATTTTTAAGTCCTCTTACCGGAAGGCCAACCGCACCAGCGCCAATTCCTTTACCGGACTTGGGGACGACACAGGACTTTCCCTGCTGAAAAAGATGGGAGAACATTATAATCTTCCCACCACCACCGATATTCATTCCGCCCCGGAAGCCGCCATGGCAGCGGAATACGCAGACATCTTACAAATCCCCGCTTTCCTTTGCCGCCAAACGGACCTGCTGATCGCGGCCGCTGAAACCGGCAAAGTGGTGAACGTAAAAAAAGGGCAGTTCCTGAGTGGCGCCTCCATGCAGTTCGCCGTGGAAAAGATCCGGAAGGCCGGGAACGAAAAAGTGATGCTTACTGAAAGAGGTACCACCTTCGGTTACCAGGATCTCGTGGTGGATTACCGGAACATCCCTGTAATGCGCGCTTTTGATGTGCCCGTTGTGATGGACTGCACCCACTCTTTACAGCAGCCCAATCAAACCAGCGGCGTAACCGGGGGCAACCCGGGCATGATTGGCACCATCGCCAAAGCGGCCATCGCCGCAGGCGCTGATGGCTTGTTCATCGAAACGCACCCCAATCCCGCTGAAGCGAAAAGCGATGGCGCGAACATGTTGCAATTGGATAAACTGGAAGGGTTGCTGAAAGAGTTAACGAGGTTAAGAAAGGCTGTGGTGTAAATACACAGTTTAATTTATAAAGAAACAAGGCATATCAAATCGATATGCCTTGTTTCTTTTATTGGGAATTGAACTATACAAAGTAAACTTACAAATCAATCAAACGCCTTACAACTAAACCGCTCTTTGCGTCCCCGCTCCTTAGCGCCCTTTGCGTGAACCAACATCATTTCCTTAACCGCACCGTATCCACCCAGGTCACACTCCCTGCATTCACCACAATATTGTTCACCACCGCCGTATCAAAATCAGGATGAAGCGGCCTTACATTCAACCAGTAATTGCCGGAAGGAAGTCCTTTCATCAGGTACCCGCCATTGGCTCCTGTAAAGGAACTGGCGATGGTATCGTTGCCGTTCATCAGCAACAAGGCCGCTTTCACAGAGTCTGGCAGTACCACACCTTTCACCGAACCGCCCACTGATTCAAAAATAGTTCTGATCACCGGCTTTAAAATAAACTTACCATTACCCGTATGCACAATGGATTTCGCCACATCAAAATCAAGGAGGATTACATAGAGCAGGCCGCCATCAATATCCTGCTGGATGTTCAGTTTAAGTCCGCTTTGTTGAGCGCTGGGTGTTTGAAGCGGCGTTTCCACACCATTTACCACCACACTGTTTTGGGAGCCCAATACCAGTCGCATCTGATGGATGCGGCCGGATGGAAGGAATGCGTCTGCGAGCAATGTATCCTTATCATTTACCAGATCAAGCAGGTTATAAATGCCGGGCCTTATACCTGAAAGCGTTTGCCAGCCGTCATCATCGGCATCGGTCATATTCACTCTAACCTCCCTTACGTCTACATAAACGGCATCAAAATCTCCCGGGTCGTCAGTAAGTCTTACCTGAACGCGGGCCTTACCGGAATTGTCTTCATCTTTCTTATCGCAGGCGGTCCAGAGCAAAGCCACACTGCATAACATAGAAAGGGAAAGGATCAGTTTTTTCATGATGGTAGAATTTATTGACCATCGTTATTCTAAAACTGTACCAAAATAAATTGCAGCGCTTAATTCAGATCAACGTTTGGGGAAAATAAAAAAGAGGCTGTACCAAACATTGATACAGCCTCCACCAATTCGTTTTCCAAAGGCGAAAATTGATTTTAAATATTTTCAGGAAGGTTGGGAAAGTAACTATGGTTTTTAAATAGGTTGGACAACGGCCTTTCGATCGGATGGACGGGTTGGTTTTTCCGGAAGGGTGGAT encodes the following:
- a CDS encoding NADPH-dependent FMN reductase, translating into MEEKYLIIAGTDRPGSNTIKIARLYRQMLEKKAIEAKLFSLEEYNPLGKGEERQVWQEEWLIPPTKFIFVSPEYNGSIPGILKLLIDQADIRRAWWHKKAMLVGVSTGRAGNLRGMDHLTGILHYLKMHVLPNKLPISTVDKLLDEHGQLSDMPLIHSMEAQVDEFIQF
- a CDS encoding ParA family protein, whose protein sequence is MARIIGVANQKGGVGKTTTAINLAASFAVLEYRTLLVDADPQANSTTGVGFDLHNITQSLYDCMVNDTPAKDVVLKSDIPNLDVIPSHIDLVGAEIEMINYPNRELVLQNALEVIKDDYDFIVIDCSPSLGLITVNALTAADSVIVPVQCEFFALEGLGKLLNTIKIVQNRLNPELVIEGILMTMYDGRLRLCNQVVSEVRRHFEDMVFHTIVHRNTRLSEAPSFGKPVILYDAESKGSLNYLHLAKEILQKNNLTKINQEDRILTTEHDDDSE
- a CDS encoding DUF4382 domain-containing protein, yielding MKKLILSLSMLCSVALLWTACDKKDEDNSGKARVQVRLTDDPGDFDAVYVDVREVRVNMTDADDDGWQTLSGIRPGIYNLLDLVNDKDTLLADAFLPSGRIHQMRLVLGSQNSVVVNGVETPLQTPSAQQSGLKLNIQQDIDGGLLYVILLDFDVAKSIVHTGNGKFILKPVIRTIFESVGGSVKGVVLPDSVKAALLLMNGNDTIASSFTGANGGYLMKGLPSGNYWLNVRPLHPDFDTAVVNNIVVNAGSVTWVDTVRLRK
- a CDS encoding metal-dependent hydrolase; the encoded protein is MKLTYYGHSCFSVEIKGKHILFDPFVTYNELAKSIDVNSIPADYIFLSHGHADHFADCVAIAQRTGATVVAAWEIHEWLNKSGVANTHPMNTGGKWNFDFGAVKCVVAQHSSGLPDGSYGGNPMGFVFTTEEGNFYYSGDTALTMDMQLIPRWAKLDFAVLPIGDNFTMGVEDAVQAAEWVNVDHIVGVHYDTFGFIRVDHEKAREMFRNAGLTLHLPAIGTDITLQTGNS
- the dapB gene encoding 4-hydroxy-tetrahydrodipicolinate reductase, giving the protein MKIALIGYGKMGQAIEKIAVAKGHEIVLKISIDNLEDNTIENIQQADVAIEFTGPESAYDNVVRCIEAGVPLVCGSTGWLNKYDEVTALVKEKNGTLLYASNFSIGVNIFFELNRKLAELMAPHADYDVSMVEIHHTQKLDAPSGTAITLAEQVMEKITRKQSWVNDTTGNPAELSILSERIDPAPGTHKIKYSSSIDDIEIIHTAHNRTGFASGAVLAAEYIAGRKGIFSMKEVLGL
- a CDS encoding DUF5683 domain-containing protein, whose translation is MKYFLLLFFSALSCCIYAQDKDSSSLIIRENGNIVPVKTDSVTAEKDSVKTRKKHEIIPRKATIRSAILPGWGQIYNRSYWKLPLVYGALGTTAYVFTDNIKTYRLYRDAYRLLADTNDANDILVPEELRIYSKQSIKNGRDEFRRYIDYSVLFFLLFWGLNVVDATVDAHLKSFDVSEDLSFQIKPGYSPMANTTGISFVLNIGKNSSKSVISLR
- a CDS encoding acylphosphatase, coding for MAEETIEIIVRGKVQGVFYRATANEKARQLGLTGTARNMPDGTVLLIATGTTEQLIAFKDWCWEGSENAIVTHVESRPIPYTWFEDFRTVR
- a CDS encoding metallophosphoesterase, with the translated sequence MRNSNGWWIIVAIMLLLDIYVFQVVKYLTQGAGDKTRLLVHGAFWLVSGVALLFMVLIPFVNYDNWPKAARTYIFAMVVGLFFAKLIGTIFFFADDVRRGIMWVVGKAFSNPSVEVNISGEGISRSTFMSWLGIGVGGTLFGSLLFGFRNKYNYRIEKLALHFPELPSAFKGLKVVHISDIHSGSLQDENGVRKGIEMIMNEKPDLILFTGDLVNDRATEMDPWKQVFGSLKAPLGVYSTLGNHDYGDYVNWENDQVKAKNLEDLKAVHAEMGWRLLMNEHVVLEKEGQQIALLGIENWGAKGRFPKYGKMDTAYPGTENIPFKILMSHDPSHWDAQVRTTYPDVQLMLAGHTHGMQFGVEMPGFKWSPVQYMYKQWGGLYEEGTQKLYVNRGFGFIGYPGRVGILPEITVFTLA
- a CDS encoding NAD-dependent epimerase/dehydratase family protein, with amino-acid sequence MVREKILVIGACGQIGVELTLALRKVYGGSNVIASDLREENELLRGSGPYVQLDAMNKEMLHVLVIRHNITQVYLLAAILSATGEKNPNLAWSLNMQSLLNLLDIAKEEKLHKVYWPSSIAVFGPTSPKKMCPQQTVIEPTTVYGISKYAGEFWCNYYFQRYGVDARSLRYPGLISYKSAPGGGTTDYAVEIFHEALEENKYECFLKEDTYLPMMYMPDAIRATIELMEAPADKISVRTSYNLASMSFSPAEIGAEIKKHIPEFDISYKPDYRQQIADSWPQSIDDAVARKDWGWNHEFGLAKMTEDMLQNLKP
- the kdsA gene encoding 3-deoxy-8-phosphooctulonate synthase, whose amino-acid sequence is MEYLKSLFKGQEYEPTQFFLIAGPCVIESEQLLMDVAGKVSEICRSLGIPYIFKSSYRKANRTSANSFTGLGDDTGLSLLKKMGEHYNLPTTTDIHSAPEAAMAAEYADILQIPAFLCRQTDLLIAAAETGKVVNVKKGQFLSGASMQFAVEKIRKAGNEKVMLTERGTTFGYQDLVVDYRNIPVMRAFDVPVVMDCTHSLQQPNQTSGVTGGNPGMIGTIAKAAIAAGADGLFIETHPNPAEAKSDGANMLQLDKLEGLLKELTRLRKAVV
- a CDS encoding ParB/RepB/Spo0J family partition protein, whose translation is MTTPNKKEALGKGIRSLLKNIDADLKTTTGNLKSSVVDAATGIIRIPIELIETNPKNPRHDFEETALNELANSIKMHDIIQPITVSKLPDGKYRLISGERRYRASKIAGLKDIPAYIRQANDQQLLELALLENLQREDLNAMEIGLSYKRMMDELSYTQEQVAERMGKERSTVTNYIRLLKLPPDIQVAVRNADLSMGHARALISIDAVDKQLYIYGEVKNKGLSVRQTEDLVRKMYKEGGKPEAVKNNAKATIPPAFKKIEDNLASHFSTKVKLQHNKKGYGSISIEYYSIQELNKILEQMNVTVN
- a CDS encoding response regulator transcription factor gives rise to the protein MAQDKIRLAIVDDHQIVIDGLISLLGGQPRYSVELTTTSARFLLDQLRNIPVDVLLTDVMMPEMNGRELAATIRKQYPHIRILALSMSGEGQLVNQMIADADIAGYVLKNIGKSELLHALDKIAEGGLYFSEEVMAEMGKASLIRKENAEVHLTAREIEIIALIEKEFNNKQIADALFISERTVETHRKNIFRKTGTNSVLGLIKYAYEHKLI
- a CDS encoding Rrf2 family transcriptional regulator, coding for MISKKTQYAFQALMYLAQKQSDEPVLIAEISKKKKIPLKFLENILLEMKKADILDSKKGKGGGYYFKKSPKNIQLAEVMRLLDGPIALLPCVSLNFYERCKNCDEKSCGLHDVMVNVRDATLRILEKKTVADIGKQ